From the Coregonus clupeaformis isolate EN_2021a unplaced genomic scaffold, ASM2061545v1 scaf0018, whole genome shotgun sequence genome, one window contains:
- the LOC123483075 gene encoding aprataxin and PNK-like factor isoform X2, with protein MGSCASNLNSQALQDEEEAVIKSPPASPKPSDEPANHTRQGKGWTPRSHEQESRLGGSVEQKEPDEQLPNRPTSNQTETGVAEAEKDKNEPKLEPKKRVLPAWMMVPIAAPKSPTTKVLGDGNRGRGTATRTTSTNQGVAKRARDTAPLSGEEESEHSEAEPTPRKRVRRKKSDEDEDDDEEEEVQSKTAFKARQQVKPSKVEESEESDHFDVEEEEDDGEKRRGGGGEASTSKGSSTSTSRAEARESEDRGRQPPNGQKVGKGPQGAGDVSGPAQSKARLRTTCPYGKDCYRKNPVHFQECSHPGDSDYEEDSAKEEEEEEDADRPECPYGTDCYRKNPLHWKEYKHTKKTRAKKPVSYNNDDDDDEFGDDDSFINDESEDIGEDSDYEPPDSDDSGKEDLKRLKKEAKAFTKPK; from the exons AAACAGTCAAGCTCTTCAAGATGAAGAAGAGGCTGTTATTAAGTCTCCTCCTGCCTCTCCTAAACCAAGTGACGAACCCGCTAACCACACTCGACAGGGCAAGGGGTGGACACCACGCTCCCATGAACAAGAATCTAGACTGGGAGGTAGTGTGGAACAGAAGGAGCCAGATGAACAGCTACCCAACCGACCTACCTCAAACCAG ACGGAGACTGGGGTAGCTGAAGCAGAAAAGGACAAGAACGAGCCAAAACTCGAACCAAAGAAAAGAGTATTACCTGCTTGGATGATGGTACCCATTGCAGCTCCAAAGAGCCCCACCACCAAAG TTTTAGGTGATGGAAATCGAGGCAGAGGAACCGCAACCCGAACGACAAGCACCAACCAGGGCGTTGCCAAACGGGCCAGGGACACAGCGCCCTTGTCAGGGGAGGAGGAGTCTGAACACAGCGAGGCGGAGCCAACGCCCaggaagagagtgaggaggaAGAAGAGTGACGAGGATGAGGACgacgatgaggaggaggaggtccaGTCTAAAACA GCATTTAAAGCCAGGCAGCAGGTGAAGCCTAGTAAAGTAGAGGAGAGCGAGGAGTCTGACCACTTtgacgtggaggaggaggaggacgatggagagaagagaagaggaggaggaggagaagcttCCACATCGAAAGGCAGCAGCACTTCTACGAGCAGAGCGGAGGCCAGAGAGTCcgaggacagggggagacagcCTCCGAACGGTCAAAAGGTCGGCAAGGGGCCTCAGGGGGCAGGTGACGTTTCAGGCCCCGCCCAGTCCAAAGCTCGGCTCAGGACGACCTGCCCCTATGGAAAGGACTGTTACAG GAAAAACCCAGTCCACTTCCAAGAATGCAGTCACCCCGGCGACAGCGACTACGAGGAGGATTCCgcgaaagaagaggaggaagaggaggacgcgGACCGACCTGAGTGTCCGTACGGCACAGACTGCTACAG GAAAAACCCTCTTCACTGGAAGGAATACAAACACACCAAGAAGACACGAG CAAAAAAGCCGGTGTCATACAacaacgatgatgatgatgatgaatttGGGGACGATGACAGCTTCATCAATGATGAGAGCGAGGACATTGGTGAAGACTCTGACTATGAGCCACCTGACTCAGATGACAGTGGCAAGGAGGACCTCAAAAGACTCAAGAAAGAAGCCAAGGCCTTCACAAAGCCGAAATGA